From Mya arenaria isolate MELC-2E11 chromosome 12, ASM2691426v1, the proteins below share one genomic window:
- the LOC128210239 gene encoding aquaporin FA-CHIP-like: MSPIDGYFIYLASRLDKLRKGGDTETGNWLQELQTWPLWRAVLAEFLATLLFVFIGTMSAVDIVPITDPAGKFVRIGLTFGLMIAVCIQMIGHVSGGHMNPAVSLAMAVAMEISPIRAVLYTVAQCCGGMLGSLLLKGVTPGELNDNLGLTTINPDLNGGQAVACEMVFTFILVMSIFGCTDPNRALFGSPALGIGLTVSVLHFASIPFTGASMNPARSLASSVVSNNFDLHWVYWVGPMVGGVAAAVAYKYLFSPYQKTPSFPETAIQLMDSKDVILLPKDYFGESGRTIVESSKF, encoded by the exons ATGTCCCCGATTGACGGTTACTTCATATATCTGGCTTCCCGCCTCGACAAGCTACGAAAGGGAGGCGATACCGAGACCGGGAATTGGCTGCAG GAGCTGCAGACGTGGCCGCTGTGGCGAGCTGTTCTGGCAGAGTTCCTAGCCACGCTGCTGTTCGTGTTTATAGGAACCATGTCTGCCGTGGATATCGTCCCTATAACAGATCCAGCAGGGAAATTTGTCAGG ATCGGCTTGACATTTGGTCTGATGATTGCTGTATGTATCCAAATGATTGGTCACGTGTCTGGAGGTCACATGAACCCAGCTGTCTCCTTGGCAATGGCCGTTGCTATGGAGATCAGCCCAATACGTGCGGTTCTTTACACCGTGGCTCAGTGTTGTGGTGGGATGCTTGGTTCTCTTCTTTTGAAAGG TGTGACCCCTGGTGAGTTAAACGACAACCTTGGACTGACCACAATTAATCCTGACCTTAATGGTGGCCAAGCGGTTGCGTGCGAGATGGTGTTCACTTTTATTCTGGTCATGTCGATATTCGGGTGCACAGACCCCAACAGAGCCTTGTTTGGAAGCCCTGCCCTTGGTATTGGACTCACTGTGTCCGTCCTTCACTTCGCCTCT ATTCCGTTTACCGGTGCAAGCATGAACCCCGCCAGATCCCTCGCATCCTCGGTCGTTTCTAATAATTTCGACTTGCATTGG GTATACTGGGTGGGTCCGATGGTGGGCGGCGTGGCAGCGGCGGTGGCCTATAAGTACTTATTCTCTCCGTACCAGAAGACACCCTCCTTCCCGGAGACCGCCATACAGCTAA TGGACTCGAAAGATGTAATCTTACTACCCAAGGACTACTTTGGTGAATCGGGCAGAACTATTGTCGAATCTTCCAAATTTTGA